The sequence below is a genomic window from Lelliottia sp. JS-SCA-14.
CTCAATGACGGACAGGGCGTTGATTTGGCCTACGCGCTCGCCTTCGGTTTCCACCAGAATTTGTTCAAGCAGGATCTCATCCTGCATGCGGTCAGCCAGATAGCCTTCGCGCCATTCGCGCTGCGCCAGCATCTGAGCAAATTGCTCGCCGGTAAATTCGCCGGAACCGCTAATGACACCGACTTCACGCAGCTGTTTGCTGATCCACAGCGGGCAAAGCGGCAGGGTTTCCTGATCGCCCGTATCACGCGTTGCTTCACGAATCAGGCCAGTCCAGGCATCTGCCGCAGGCGTTGGCAAAGCGAAACGCTCAGCGACGGCCAGCACCCACTGGCACCATTGCGTCACGTCGTCCGCGTCGGCGATCTGGATGTTGTCTTCAAATTCGCTGTAGACCGCCTGATCGGCGAGCTCCGGTTCCATCTCCTGGAAATCTGCCAGCGATTCGCGATCGCCGGTCAGGATCACTTTCAGTGACAGGGGCATCGACGGAACGGCGACAGGCAGTGGACGAGATTCGTCGTAAGCGACCCAGTCAAAGCGCTGATGCGTCACGATGTTCTTCAGACGCATCCACAGCAGCGGCTGTGCCAGCAGGGTGCGCAGCGAGATAATCAACACACCGCCGTTGGCTTTGTGTACCAGCCCTGGCTGAATGCTCAGCGAACCGTTGAAGTGACGCAGGCAGCCAAATAACTGTTCCGCTTCGGCCCACTCGGCGGTAATGACGTCGCCGGTGGCAGCAAAATTTTCATCAGCAGTTTTTGCGGGTTCGAAAGTGACATCACTTCCCACGATACGATATTGCCCACCAAAAACGTTGTCCGCTTCTGGCTGCAATTGACGCACGGCATCGGCCATCAGCGCCAAATATTCGGCTTCTTCTGGCGCCTTCAGTAACATGAAGGGGGAGGTTGTCCATGGGCTTAACGTTTGCTCCAGCGCGTAATGTAAACGCGGTTGCGTGTCGCTAAGGATGAAGTCGTGTTCTTTTGCGAGGTCTGGCTGTGCAAACAGTTCCTGATAGCTTTCAGTATCCGGAACCAGGTCACGCCATGCTAGTTTCGTAATGGTCAAAGTTGATGTTTTTTAGTTAGATGTAAAGCGGTGGATTATACCGCAAGCGTTGACCCATTCCCACGTGGTATTCGGGATTTCAGAGGGTGAATGCGACGCAAGGCTCTCAGGATATGATTTCTTTTCAGCAGATTGCCAAAAAACTGATATTCTGAACATAGTTACGAGGTAACACTGAGATCGCGATGAAATATCAACAACTGGAAAATCTCGAAAGCGGCTGGAAATGGAAGTATCTGGTCAAAAAGCATCGAGAAGGCGAGCTGATCACCTGCTACATCGAAGCCAGTGCTGCAAAAGAAGCGGTGGATGTTTTGCTGACCCTCGAAAATGAGCCGGTACAGGTCAACGGGTGGATCGAAAAGCACATCAATCCGGCGCTGTTAAACCGTATGAAGCAGACCATTCGTGCGCGTCGCAAACGCCATTTTAACGCTGAACATCAGCACACGCGTAAGAAGTCTATCGACCTGGAGTTTATGGTCTGGCAGCGGTTAGCCGGTTTGGCCCAGCGCAGAGGAAAAACCTTGTCGGAGACGGTGGTGCAGCTGATTGAAGATGCGGAGCATAAAGAGAAATATGCTAACCAGATGTCAACGCTGAAGAATGACCTGCAGGCCATGCTTGGCAAAAAATAGTTTTTCACTTTTCTTCAGGCAATAAAAAACCCCGCATGGCGGGGTTTTTTTATAAGACGATAACTTATGCCGCAGGCTGAGTTACAACGTCTTTGATACCTTTAACTTCGATCTCAACGCGACGATCTGGTGCCAGGCAATCGATCAGTGCAGCGCGAGCTTTCACGTTGTCACAGGTGTTGCCAGTCACTGGGTTAGATTCGCCCATACCACGTGGGGAGATCTTGTTAGCTGGGATACCTTTAGATACCAGGTAATCAACTACAGACTGAGCACGTTTCTCGGACAGATTCTGGTTGTATGCGTCAGAACCGATACGGTCGGTGAAGCCCAGAACCACTACTGAACCGTCTTTCGGGTCAAGGTTGCTCAGCTGGGTGTACAGCTGATCCAGTGCCTGCTGACCTTCTGGTTTCAGAGTTGCTTTGTTGAAGTTGAACAGAACGTCAGACTTCAGAGTGAAGTGCTTGGTCTGTACTTCTGGAGCTGGAGCCGGAGCTGGAGCAACGATCGGAGCTGCATCTTCCTGCTGGCCGAAACGGTAGGAAACACCTACGCTCAGCATGCCGTTGTCAGGACGAACGCCAACGGTAGCACCGTCGCCGATGTTGTTAACCCACTGGTATTCCAGACGAGTAGCGATATCACGGGTCATTGCCCACTCTACGCCACCAGCGAATACTGGGGAAACACCCGTGTCGTGGTCGTCGCCAGCACGGCTGTTGCTGGAGTCAGCGCGCCATACCATGCCGCCCAGACGAGTGTACACGTCCAGATCGTCAGTTACTGGGTAACCCAGTTTAGCGGTCAGCTGAACGCCTTGAGCTTTGAATGCGCCGTTAACGTTGTCGCCTTTGTATGGCATACGACCTAACCAGTCGTAACCCATTTCAAAACCAACATACGGGTTAACCTGATAGCCACCAAACGCACCTGCACCGAGCTGGCTTTCGTGAGTTGGGCCATCGTTGTTCAGGGAGCTGTTGTACCAGCCAGTGTCGTGGAACTGAGACCAGCCCAGTTTGCCACCTGCATACCAGGTATTATCTTTCGGAGCGGCCTGCGCTACGGTAGCGAAGCCAGCCAGTGCCACTGCAATCGCGATAGCTGTCTTTTTCATTTTTTGCGCCTCGTTATCATCCAAAAATCGCCATGAAGATCTCGTCGAGAAATCACGGTTAAATCCTTCACCGGGGGGCGAGCTCAAACTAGTAACTCTACCGATATCTTCGGCTTAGACCGAGCACCCCTGGCGATGTAAAGTCTACAACGTACTCGAAAACTTACAAGTGTGAACTCTGTCAGGCATATGAAAAAAAAAGTTCCGTATACG
It includes:
- the ompA gene encoding porin OmpA, with the translated sequence MKKTAIAIAVALAGFATVAQAAPKDNTWYAGGKLGWSQFHDTGWYNSSLNNDGPTHESQLGAGAFGGYQVNPYVGFEMGYDWLGRMPYKGDNVNGAFKAQGVQLTAKLGYPVTDDLDVYTRLGGMVWRADSSNSRAGDDHDTGVSPVFAGGVEWAMTRDIATRLEYQWVNNIGDGATVGVRPDNGMLSVGVSYRFGQQEDAAPIVAPAPAPAPEVQTKHFTLKSDVLFNFNKATLKPEGQQALDQLYTQLSNLDPKDGSVVVLGFTDRIGSDAYNQNLSEKRAQSVVDYLVSKGIPANKISPRGMGESNPVTGNTCDNVKARAALIDCLAPDRRVEIEVKGIKDVVTQPAA
- the matP gene encoding macrodomain Ter protein MatP, which codes for MKYQQLENLESGWKWKYLVKKHREGELITCYIEASAAKEAVDVLLTLENEPVQVNGWIEKHINPALLNRMKQTIRARRKRHFNAEHQHTRKKSIDLEFMVWQRLAGLAQRRGKTLSETVVQLIEDAEHKEKYANQMSTLKNDLQAMLGKK
- a CDS encoding Lon protease family protein, whose amino-acid sequence is MTITKLAWRDLVPDTESYQELFAQPDLAKEHDFILSDTQPRLHYALEQTLSPWTTSPFMLLKAPEEAEYLALMADAVRQLQPEADNVFGGQYRIVGSDVTFEPAKTADENFAATGDVITAEWAEAEQLFGCLRHFNGSLSIQPGLVHKANGGVLIISLRTLLAQPLLWMRLKNIVTHQRFDWVAYDESRPLPVAVPSMPLSLKVILTGDRESLADFQEMEPELADQAVYSEFEDNIQIADADDVTQWCQWVLAVAERFALPTPAADAWTGLIREATRDTGDQETLPLCPLWISKQLREVGVISGSGEFTGEQFAQMLAQREWREGYLADRMQDEILLEQILVETEGERVGQINALSVIEFPGHPRAFGEPSRISCVIHIGDGEFTDVERKAELGGNIHAKGMMIMQAFLMSQLQLEQQLPFSASLTFEQSYSEVDGDSASMAELCAVISALADVPINQSIAITGSVDQFGRAQPVGGLNEKIEGFFSICQQRGFSGKQGVIIPAPNARHLSLSQAVLDAVEAEQFSIWAIEDITDALPLLTNQVWDGEVQTTLMQAIQDRIAQAMQQDARHRYPWPLRWLSWFSPN